TATTATAGGAAACCTTCCAGATTTTACAGTTAGGCTTCCTTTATCATCTGAAAAAAAGCAAGTAGTAAAAGAACAATTATTAGAGGCAAACGAAGTTATACGTTCACTGAGTAAAGAGTATAAGCTTCATCATGTTGACTTTTGGAATCATCATTTAGTTAATGATGATACGGTTTGGTCTAAGGATTTAATTCATCCAAACTCAAAAGGATATGTGAAAGTTGCTGAATTAATTCATAGTAGTTTACCTGTACATGACTCTTCTAAATAAGCTTTAGAGTGAACGAATCCCCAGTCGCATACAGCATATGGGTTTCGATGCGGAATAGAAGATATACAGCGTCTATAAATTAAACTTTAAGTAATTCTTTTTTATTGTATACACTTTGTTATTTTTTGTTGAAGGACCCTTAGAATAAGGGTCCTTTTTCGTATTAAATATTTACAAAAAGATAAGAGCAGGGAACCTAAACAAAAAGATATTTTAAATAATAGTGTTAAATAGATCCGCTTCTATTGTTTGTAAGAACCTTAAAATCTTCTCCTCCGAATGTAACTTGATCATAAATTAATTTTTTTGTAAATGTGGAACAATTTCATTACTTATACTGTCTATTAAGCGTTACAACATTTTTTATTTAATTTATTAAGAAAGGAATAAACATTTTTAACTAAGGGAGAAGATTGAATTGGAAAAATTATGGATGCTGCTTTTCTTTTGTTTTGCAGTTATATTGGTAGGATGTAATAAAAACGAATCGCCAAAACAAGCATTTGAAGAATATATAAATTTATGGAATGATAGAGAATTTGCAAATATGTATGATCATTTATCAGATCATGCCCAAAAAACGATTTCTAAAAAGGAATTCACAGAGAAATATCAAAAAATTTATGAAGGGATTGGCGTTAAGAATTTAAAAGTTAAAACGAAAGGAGAGAATGCTAAAGATAAAGAACTTTTTCTTTTTGAAGTTAAGATGGATACGGATGGAGGAACAGCTTCATTTATCCATGAAGCAAAACTGGTGAAAGATAAAGATGCTTGGAAAATAGATTGGACACCAGATTTCATTTTTCCAGGTATGAAAAAAGATTACAAAGTACGTATGCAAACAGAAGATGGAAAACGCGGAGAAATATACGATCGAAATGGGAAAGGTCTTGCAACGAATGGTAAAGCGACTGAGGTTGGAATTATTCCAGAGAAACTAGGCGAAACGGCGGCTCAAACAAAAGAAATAGTAGCACAGTTACTGGATTTGTCTATAGAAGAGGTCGATCAGAAGCTTACAGCGAAATGGATAAAACCAGATTCCTTTGTACCAATTGGTATTTTAAAAGAGGGAACTAGACAGAATGATTATATTGAATTAGAAGGAGTATCATCTCGCCCAGTAAATATTCGTACGTATCTATTAGGAGAAGCAGCGGCATACTTAACTGGCTATATAGGAAATGTGAATGCAGAGGAGTTAAAATCGCTTCAAAAAAGAGGTTATCAAGCTGATGATTTAATAGGTAAGACAGGTTTAGAGAAAGTACTGGAGAATAAATTGCGTGGTGAAAAGGGTGGACGCGTATTTATAGAAGATGAGAGTGGGAAAGAGATTAAAAACGTAGCAAAAAAAGAAGCGAAAGCAGGGGAAAATGTTACGTTAACAATTGATGCTGCAATTCAAGAAAAAATCTATAATGAGATGAAAAATGAAGCAGGCTCTAGTGCAGCGATCAATCCTAAAACAGGTGAAACAATCGCACTAGTAAGTAGCCCTGCTTATAACCCAAATACAATAGTTAGAGGAACATCAAAGGCCCAACGAGAAGCATGGAATAACGACTTGAAACTACCAATGATGAATCGTTTCACACAAGCATTTGTACCAGGTTCCGTATTTAAAACGATTACAGGTGCAATTGGTTTGGAAACAAACACAATAAAACCTAAGGAAGAATTTAATATTCAAGGACTAAAGTGGACAAAAGATTCCTCTTGGGGAAATTATTATGTAACACGTGTGAAGGATGCAAGTCCAATTGATTTTGACAAGGCAATGAAGTACTCAGATAATATTTATTTTGCTCAACAAGCCTTGAAGATGGGAAAAGATAAGTATGTAAATGAATTTAAGAAATACGGATTCCATGAAAAATTACCAATCGAATACGAATTTCCTATTTCAATCATTGCAAGAGATGGGATAAAAAATGATATTCAACTAGCAGACACGGGATACGGACAAGGACAAGTATTAATGACACCACTTCATTTAGCATATAACATATGCACCGATTGTAAATGAAGGGAATATTCCATCGCCTCATCTTTTAAAAGAAGCAAAAGTAGAAGGGAATTGGAAAGAAAATGTGGTTTCTAAAAAGAATCAAGAGATATTAAAGAGTGCATTAATAAAAGTCATTAATGACCCTGATGGCGCGGGGAGAATTGCTAAGGTTGATGGTATAACTCTTGCTGGTAAAACCGGTACAGCAGAACTGAAAGAGTCGAAAGAAGCAGAAGGAAAAGAACTTGGATGGTTTGTAGCTTTTGATGCAAATGAGCCGGACATGATTGTTACCATGATGATCGAAGATGTAAAAGGAAGAGGGGAGAGTAACGTACCAGGTGAAAGAATAAAACATATTTTCCAAAAATAATAATTAATTATAAAGTAAAATCTTTTACTCCATTTATTTTTTGCTTAACACAAAGGTATAAATCATGCAAAACAAAGTATAATTAAGCTTCGAAAAAGCATTCTTCTTAATCGAGAATGCTTTTTGTTGTGTGTGTAGAAAGTTGATATCCCATCTTTATTTTCATTTTTGAAAGGGTGACATTGCTGATAGTAAATAGAAGAGGTAAATAAATTGAAATGGACAAGTGAGGGTAATTTTAAACTTTAACAAAACAGTTATGTAGTAAAGAATAAATAGAGCACACAAATAAGTGTGCTCTAAGAAAAAAGGTAATACAAGTAGAATATTGCGTGAAATTCAAAATAATAATCAGATTTTTATGAGTGTATTTTTAATATTGTATGCGTTACTTGTCTTTTAGGAGCCTGTCATGTGAAAGAATATATAGCTGATTATTTTATGAAAGTAATTGCACACCTTTACATTTTTAGTAGGTTTTTCTATTGAAAAAAAGATAAACAATGGAACAAATGCAACTTGTATCTTGTCTATATATTGAAACCATAATAAAAGTGAGGGTAGTTTTATGTTTATTCAAATAAGTTCGAGGTGTGGAAATGGAACAGAAGTTTATTGAAAAATGTAATCATGATGAGCTTGACTATGTTATAAACGATTATTGGCAAGATGTATGGAATTATTCATTTATTATTACGAAAGATCCACACTTATCAGATGATATCACGCAAGATGTATTTATAAAGGTATTTAAAAACTGGAATTCATTTCGAAAGGAGTCATCTATTAAAACGTGGATATTAAAAATTACAAGAAATACGGCAATAAACTATTTGAAATCCTCCTATTTTAAAAGGATATCTTTAGTAGGATTTTTTAGTGATGATAAACAATCTCCATCGGCAGAAAAAGAATTTTTTAATCAAGAGGAAATGAATGAAGTGTGGGATGTTGTATTAAAACTACCTAAAAAACACCGTGAAATAATAATTTTAGACGCGAAATATGAATTATCTTATGAAGAAATGGCTGAAACACTAGGAGTATCTATTGGAACTGTAAAATCTAGATTAAGCCGAGCGAGAAGTAAGGTTTCAAAATTAATTGGGGAGGGTAGTAGTGATGAACAATAAACAAAATCCCGACTGGTATAGTAAATTAAAAAAAGGTCCCATGGAGAAGCGTAAAGATGAAGGAGAGTTTATTTTTAAAATAAAGCAGTCTATATATGAAAATAATGAAGCGGATCTTGTAAAACATAAAAAACCGTTTCGTAAAAAAGTGCTGCCTATTGTAGTTGTTTTCGTTTGTACAATGTTATTTGTTATTGTGCAACAACCTTGGCTTGATGAAAATAAATCACCGGTCCAAAGCAGCACTCAAATTAAGCCTAAAACGAAAGATGAGTCTGCTCAAGATTCAACATTAAAACAATTTATGAATGATTTATATCAAAGTACAAATGCAAAAAATGAAAATGACTTGAATAGAGCGTTAAATGATGAAGTTTTATTTAAAGGGAAGAGTTATAAGAAGGAT
This Bacillus paramycoides DNA region includes the following protein-coding sequences:
- a CDS encoding RNA polymerase sigma factor, whose amino-acid sequence is MEQKFIEKCNHDELDYVINDYWQDVWNYSFIITKDPHLSDDITQDVFIKVFKNWNSFRKESSIKTWILKITRNTAINYLKSSYFKRISLVGFFSDDKQSPSAEKEFFNQEEMNEVWDVVLKLPKKHREIIILDAKYELSYEEMAETLGVSIGTVKSRLSRARSKVSKLIGEGSSDEQ
- a CDS encoding SH3 domain-containing protein; this encodes MNNKQNPDWYSKLKKGPMEKRKDEGEFIFKIKQSIYENNEADLVKHKKPFRKKVLPIVVVFVCTMLFVIVQQPWLDENKSPVQSSTQIKPKTKDESAQDSTLKQFMNDLYQSTNAKNENDLNRALNDEVLFKGKSYKKDELKFDEDIFHELQVALTMGGEFTNDTKQAYKVPSGLTESNEQKQAHFIYATVTGNKTKILAEPKRESRVLYEVSNEMVKAWIPEKVQNDGYIKVSTISGNTGYVQKEYVLTDIKYSFIFEKDREGKWKITNIDSIW